The following coding sequences are from one Paenibacillus sp. FSL R5-0912 window:
- a CDS encoding putative quinol monooxygenase yields MSKFGMYAKFTAKPGEREALAAILLEAAAAAEPVQECELYIVNLSESEADILWVTEVWSSAEAHAASLALEATRATIQRAMPLIAGVEPVKLIPVGGKGLAFGSTAP; encoded by the coding sequence TTGAGCAAATTTGGAATGTATGCAAAATTCACCGCTAAACCGGGTGAACGGGAGGCATTGGCCGCCATTCTGCTGGAAGCCGCAGCGGCGGCTGAGCCTGTTCAGGAATGCGAGCTGTATATTGTGAACCTCTCGGAATCAGAGGCGGATATCCTCTGGGTCACAGAAGTATGGAGCAGTGCGGAAGCGCATGCTGCTTCCCTTGCCCTGGAGGCCACCCGTGCCACGATCCAGCGGGCCATGCCGCTGATTGCCGGAGTCGAGCCGGTCAAGCTAATACCTGTAGGCGGAAAAGGGCTGGCGTTCGGTTCAACTGCCCCATAG
- a CDS encoding EcsC family protein: MSEATDSRVPLETPETLHAELARIAKWEKEQNKLMIWDRITRLPFKLLDKITPKIIHEKVGKLLDELGSYIQNGGNYLVAGRKVGTLIGEASVAAGGTGNGPYPLAVMDAAALRLSERSRNTATAQGATTGFGGIFTLAADIPAVLGLSLKAIQEIGLCYGYDPTDKAERIFTVKVMQFASSDIVGKRTILRELNLQAGGDGNIIAGTNAAVSKIQGWKEVVMVYRDNWGWKKLLQTVPVAGMFFGAYLNRKTLEDVTEAARMLYRKRRIIARLAELELK; the protein is encoded by the coding sequence ATGTCAGAAGCTACTGATTCACGGGTACCGCTGGAGACACCGGAGACACTGCATGCCGAGCTTGCCCGGATTGCCAAGTGGGAGAAAGAGCAGAATAAGCTGATGATCTGGGACCGGATTACCCGCCTGCCGTTCAAGCTGCTTGATAAAATCACACCGAAGATTATTCATGAGAAGGTAGGCAAGCTGCTGGATGAGCTGGGCAGCTACATCCAGAATGGCGGCAACTATCTGGTTGCCGGGCGCAAGGTAGGCACGCTGATCGGGGAAGCAAGCGTGGCAGCCGGGGGTACGGGGAACGGGCCGTATCCGCTGGCCGTGATGGATGCGGCAGCGCTCCGGCTCTCAGAGAGGAGCCGGAATACGGCAACTGCCCAAGGGGCAACTACCGGCTTCGGCGGAATCTTCACCCTTGCTGCCGATATTCCGGCTGTGCTCGGCCTTTCATTGAAGGCCATCCAGGAGATTGGCCTATGCTATGGCTACGATCCGACAGATAAGGCGGAACGGATATTCACTGTGAAGGTGATGCAATTCGCATCCTCCGATATTGTCGGCAAGCGGACGATTCTGCGGGAGCTGAATTTGCAGGCCGGCGGGGACGGCAACATCATTGCCGGAACGAACGCGGCAGTCTCGAAGATTCAGGGCTGGAAAGAGGTTGTTATGGTATACCGTGACAATTGGGGCTGGAAAAAGCTGCTCCAGACGGTTCCGGTTGCGGGCATGTTCTTTGGCGCGTATCTCAACCGGAAGACGCTGGAGGATGTGACGGAGGCTGCCCGTATGCTATACCGCAAAAGACGGATTATCGCCAGGCTGGCTGAGCTGGAGCTGAAATAA
- a CDS encoding FAD-binding protein, with protein MHKQAVRPLLKVSVCLILVLSLISGCSGNNSAGPAASEQPSSSPEATQPADTSAVPETFKAGTYKAEADGKDGKIQVEVTLNAESVITDIQVVSQNETAGIGVEAINKIKEEIIAGQTLAIDAVSGASESSTAILTAVEDAVKQAGGNVEAFKSRAVVKSGEGKTEQLSADVVVVGAGASGVSAAVSAADKGAKVILIEKTATIGGASNLSWAGKFYNSSAAVSSGLKVEVEKEIGDWIVNNHWRVDAAAIRQYVTQSGETYDWLTGKGYTTTFLNFGGEQLHMLPAYDTRQDLLKAMLAASVEKGGGQVITETTARKLITGSNGEVTGVVAEKADGTVLEITGKSIVMATGGYAGNKEMVKEAFGFEGVNGGLGQNIGEGLQMSWDIGAKVPDNFGGQMLHQTLARATDKLKAEYEPFEASYPLMLSYLPTLMNVGPSGARFRDEAATLTAVAAANTSAFNGAYHLVILSQAQIDALKTKGMNGLKAPGLPGMPPEFYAPYKDKFTLDQPWKDADKVFESMVANGDGFKGSTLEELAKNAGMDAAVFAADFKLYQEAAKTGIDTEFGKAKEYLLPMGESGPYYAIISEINNLCSVGGLLVNTKFQVLNDKRVPIKGLYAVGVESEGVLFNDTYVGNGVGLGYSFTSGRLGGEDAAAGALGTE; from the coding sequence ATGCATAAGCAAGCAGTACGGCCATTGTTAAAAGTAAGCGTATGTCTGATCCTGGTTCTGTCGCTCATCAGCGGCTGCAGCGGCAATAATTCAGCCGGACCGGCAGCATCGGAGCAGCCTTCATCATCACCGGAGGCTACGCAGCCGGCGGATACCAGTGCGGTACCGGAAACTTTTAAAGCGGGAACCTATAAAGCGGAAGCTGACGGCAAAGACGGCAAGATTCAGGTAGAAGTCACACTCAACGCCGAATCCGTAATCACGGATATCCAGGTGGTCAGCCAGAACGAAACGGCCGGCATTGGTGTGGAGGCTATCAATAAGATTAAGGAAGAGATTATTGCCGGCCAGACCTTGGCCATAGATGCAGTCAGCGGCGCTTCGGAGTCGAGCACGGCGATCCTGACAGCTGTTGAAGATGCGGTGAAGCAGGCGGGCGGCAACGTGGAGGCTTTTAAATCGAGAGCTGTAGTGAAATCGGGAGAAGGCAAGACGGAGCAGCTGTCTGCGGATGTCGTTGTTGTGGGTGCAGGCGCATCCGGCGTATCTGCGGCAGTCTCTGCAGCCGATAAAGGTGCAAAGGTCATTCTTATTGAGAAAACAGCTACGATTGGCGGAGCAAGTAATCTGTCCTGGGCAGGTAAGTTCTACAACTCTTCAGCCGCTGTCAGCAGCGGACTTAAAGTGGAAGTAGAGAAGGAGATTGGCGACTGGATCGTTAATAATCACTGGAGAGTAGACGCAGCGGCAATCCGCCAATACGTGACCCAGTCGGGTGAAACCTATGACTGGCTGACAGGCAAGGGCTACACCACTACCTTCCTTAACTTTGGCGGAGAACAGCTGCATATGTTACCGGCCTATGACACCCGCCAGGATCTGCTGAAGGCGATGCTTGCAGCATCTGTGGAAAAGGGCGGCGGACAGGTAATCACCGAAACAACAGCCCGGAAGCTGATTACAGGCAGTAATGGAGAGGTTACCGGAGTGGTTGCCGAGAAGGCGGATGGAACGGTGCTTGAGATCACCGGCAAAAGCATTGTCATGGCTACCGGCGGTTATGCCGGCAATAAAGAGATGGTCAAGGAAGCCTTCGGCTTCGAAGGCGTGAATGGCGGACTTGGACAGAATATCGGCGAAGGGCTGCAAATGTCCTGGGATATTGGGGCGAAGGTTCCCGATAACTTCGGGGGACAAATGCTTCACCAGACCTTGGCCAGAGCAACGGACAAGCTGAAGGCGGAATATGAGCCGTTCGAAGCCAGCTATCCGCTGATGCTCTCCTACCTGCCAACGCTGATGAATGTCGGCCCTTCCGGAGCGAGATTCCGAGATGAAGCGGCAACTCTTACCGCAGTAGCAGCGGCGAACACGAGTGCTTTTAACGGAGCTTATCATCTGGTTATCCTCTCGCAGGCGCAGATTGATGCCCTCAAGACCAAGGGGATGAATGGCTTGAAGGCACCCGGACTGCCGGGAATGCCGCCGGAATTCTATGCCCCTTACAAAGACAAATTCACGCTGGACCAGCCCTGGAAGGATGCGGATAAAGTATTCGAGTCCATGGTTGCCAACGGCGACGGCTTCAAAGGCAGTACCCTGGAGGAACTGGCGAAGAATGCGGGTATGGACGCTGCGGTATTCGCTGCTGACTTTAAGCTGTATCAGGAAGCGGCGAAGACCGGCATCGATACCGAGTTCGGCAAAGCGAAGGAATATCTGCTTCCCATGGGTGAGAGCGGCCCGTATTATGCAATTATTTCCGAGATCAACAATCTCTGCTCGGTGGGCGGCCTGCTTGTAAATACCAAGTTCCAGGTGCTGAATGACAAGCGTGTGCCTATCAAGGGATTATATGCCGTGGGCGTGGAGTCCGAAGGCGTACTCTTTAACGATACTTATGTAGGAAATGGCGTCGGACTGGGGTATTCCTTCACCTCCGGGCGGCTTGGCGGCGAGGATGCAGCGGCCGGGGCACTGGGCACAGAATAG
- a CDS encoding MerR family transcriptional regulator, with product MKYSIGEFASILGVTADTLRLYEKHDIVRPMKDQHNNYRYFNDLDARNLLSSRWYRSMQIPLQDVAGLINDAPSEQVVESIAAAGMQLEEEIRRSTLLLNKIQEIHAELGGISESFYTCRIKQVPGMYRIQQTNKNHLLQKEGLKRTVQAWMELLPFTFYSFRIENTECIYGTEELDYSWGLALLEEDQQKLEVCLNDSVEYLEPATCISAVIASTYEEYLERESFGFMLDYAKAQRYTVSGDISGKILFTERTNSGNKTYLEINIPAKQAETEPPACIH from the coding sequence ATGAAGTATTCTATCGGTGAATTCGCGTCAATTCTAGGGGTGACGGCAGATACACTGCGCTTATATGAGAAACATGATATTGTCCGGCCGATGAAGGATCAGCATAACAATTACCGGTATTTCAATGATCTGGACGCGCGCAATTTACTGTCGAGCAGATGGTACCGGAGTATGCAGATTCCGCTTCAGGATGTGGCCGGACTGATTAATGACGCACCTTCCGAGCAAGTGGTGGAGTCGATAGCGGCTGCCGGAATGCAGCTGGAGGAAGAGATACGCCGCAGCACACTGCTGCTGAATAAGATTCAGGAGATCCATGCCGAGCTTGGGGGGATCAGCGAATCCTTTTATACCTGCAGAATCAAGCAAGTGCCGGGTATGTACCGGATTCAGCAGACGAACAAGAACCATTTGCTGCAGAAGGAGGGTCTCAAAAGAACCGTCCAGGCCTGGATGGAGCTGCTGCCGTTCACCTTCTATTCCTTCCGTATTGAGAATACAGAATGCATCTATGGAACCGAAGAGCTGGATTACAGCTGGGGGCTTGCCCTGCTGGAAGAGGATCAGCAGAAGCTTGAGGTCTGCCTGAATGACAGTGTGGAGTATCTGGAGCCGGCAACCTGCATCTCTGCAGTGATTGCCAGCACCTATGAGGAATACCTCGAACGGGAGTCCTTCGGATTCATGCTGGATTATGCGAAGGCGCAGAGATATACGGTCAGCGGGGATATCAGCGGTAAAATCCTGTTTACAGAGCGCACGAACAGCGGCAACAAAACCTATCTGGAGATCAATATTCCGGCAAAACAAGCAGAAACGGAACCGCCCGCCTGCATACATTGA
- a CDS encoding YdeI/OmpD-associated family protein gives MEVPADLAAELEQHAGAKQFWDGLSYTNKRRFVLSIEDAKTAETRQRRLNKTMASLSEGKTQ, from the coding sequence GTGGAAGTGCCGGCTGATCTGGCTGCGGAGCTGGAGCAGCATGCCGGAGCGAAGCAGTTTTGGGATGGGCTCTCCTACACGAATAAACGGCGGTTTGTCCTCTCGATTGAGGATGCCAAGACGGCGGAAACGCGGCAGCGGCGGCTCAATAAGACGATGGCGAGCCTAAGCGAAGGCAAGACGCAGTAG
- a CDS encoding GIY-YIG nuclease family protein has translation MPANLTEKVADLPLSPGVYLMKDSLGHIIYVGKAKQLKKRVQSYFYNNKGHSPKVKQLVKHIRDLEYRLTDTEFEAFMLECQLIKEIKPMYNRKMKNPLAYSYISIVDTAPYRQIEVGYEPSTQANSLSYGPYTSRSTVERAVQGIKESQRILCSSPHSRTTRCLNHSLGLCIGMCGGGEALNRYEEIIGQIISLLNGSGNSILSGLEARMEEAALRYDFEAAAKYRDYLGAVHSLQHKEEVIGFTGENKNIVVLEPVDEQSHKLILIKGSVILYRTRLATEALDSGQLTKMITSAALEHFRSSSLIAATEEMSRHKIDEAQIIYSYLKSSSGNYLLVPQEWLEDTDAAKLEDGINGLIGSAL, from the coding sequence ATGCCCGCGAATTTAACAGAAAAGGTAGCAGACCTTCCTTTATCGCCTGGCGTGTATCTGATGAAGGACAGTCTGGGCCATATCATCTATGTCGGCAAAGCGAAGCAGCTGAAGAAGCGGGTCCAGTCCTATTTCTACAATAACAAAGGACACTCGCCCAAGGTGAAGCAGCTCGTCAAGCATATCCGCGATCTCGAATACAGGCTGACCGATACGGAATTCGAAGCCTTCATGCTGGAATGCCAGCTGATCAAAGAGATCAAGCCAATGTACAACCGCAAAATGAAAAATCCGCTCGCCTACAGCTATATTTCCATCGTGGACACTGCGCCGTACCGGCAGATCGAAGTCGGCTATGAGCCCAGCACACAGGCAAATAGTCTCTCCTATGGTCCTTACACCAGCCGCAGCACCGTGGAGCGGGCTGTACAGGGCATTAAGGAATCGCAGAGAATCCTCTGCAGCAGCCCCCATTCCCGGACTACCCGCTGTCTCAACCATTCGCTGGGCTTATGCATCGGCATGTGCGGGGGTGGTGAGGCTCTGAACCGGTATGAGGAGATTATTGGGCAGATCATTTCACTGCTGAACGGGAGCGGCAATTCAATCCTAAGCGGACTGGAAGCCCGGATGGAGGAGGCGGCGTTGCGGTATGACTTCGAAGCAGCTGCCAAGTACCGGGATTACCTCGGGGCGGTCCACTCGCTGCAGCACAAGGAGGAAGTGATCGGCTTCACCGGGGAGAACAAGAATATTGTCGTGCTGGAGCCGGTGGACGAGCAGTCCCACAAGCTGATTCTTATCAAGGGCAGCGTGATTCTCTACCGCACCCGGCTGGCGACTGAAGCGCTGGACAGCGGACAGCTTACTAAGATGATTACCTCTGCCGCATTGGAGCATTTCCGCAGCAGCAGCCTGATTGCGGCTACAGAAGAAATGAGCCGCCATAAGATCGATGAGGCCCAGATCATCTACAGTTATCTGAAGAGCAGCTCCGGCAACTATCTGCTGGTTCCGCAGGAGTGGCTGGAGGATACGGATGCCGCTAAGCTGGAAGACGGGATTAACGGGCTGATCGGGAGCGCATTATAA
- a CDS encoding SDR family oxidoreductase — MSMSIENKVVVITGASSGIGEAAALLLAERGAKVVLGARGADRLAALAARIVNNGGEAVYASTDVRQREDLSRLVALACERYGKIDVLVSNAGVMPISPLDDLRVEDWEDMIDVNIKGVLYGIAAALPVFREQGFGHFVNTASTAGHKTVPNQSVYSGTKFAVRAISEGLRQEAGDKLRVTIISPGIVKTGFTESVTDPAVRDQLAAVRDKLAMTPDAVARAIAYAIEQPDDIDVNEIVIRPTAQV; from the coding sequence ATGAGTATGAGCATTGAGAATAAAGTTGTCGTCATTACGGGTGCGAGCAGCGGGATTGGGGAAGCGGCAGCGCTGCTCCTTGCGGAGCGCGGGGCAAAGGTAGTGCTTGGAGCGCGCGGAGCAGACCGCCTGGCGGCGCTGGCGGCACGCATTGTGAACAATGGCGGCGAAGCCGTTTATGCAAGCACGGACGTGAGACAGCGGGAGGATCTAAGCAGACTCGTTGCACTTGCCTGTGAACGGTACGGGAAGATAGATGTGCTCGTCAGCAATGCCGGAGTGATGCCTATTTCCCCGCTCGACGACCTGCGCGTCGAGGATTGGGAGGACATGATTGACGTTAATATCAAAGGTGTTCTGTATGGTATTGCCGCAGCGCTGCCGGTCTTCCGTGAGCAGGGCTTCGGACATTTCGTGAACACTGCGTCTACAGCAGGACATAAGACGGTTCCCAACCAGTCGGTCTACTCCGGAACGAAATTCGCCGTGCGTGCCATCTCGGAGGGACTGCGCCAGGAGGCGGGCGACAAGCTGCGCGTCACTATCATTTCACCCGGTATCGTCAAGACCGGCTTCACGGAGAGTGTGACAGATCCGGCAGTGAGAGATCAGCTTGCCGCCGTCCGCGATAAGCTGGCGATGACACCGGATGCAGTAGCGCGTGCCATTGCCTACGCAATTGAACAGCCGGATGATATCGATGTGAACGAGATCGTGATCCGTCCTACTGCCCAAGTGTAA